The DNA region AGCGCCGGCTGGCGATCCGGACGCACGGCCGCCATCGCATCGAAGCTCGTGGCGCCGGATGCGTCGTAGCTGGTGTCGAAGATGAGGTATTGCAGATTCATGGCCAGCATCATGCGGCCTGGCTGCAGGCGAGCCACGCGCGGTGCGTGTCGCGGGCCCGCCGCCGGTTCGGGACGGCCATGGGATGAGTCTCCATGGCCGTCCCTGGCGGGACGCCTTAGCGGCCGTCGCCGTCGGCATCGCCCGGCAGGGCGCGCTCGGCGGCATTGCTCACCCGGTGCCAGGCATCTCGGGACGCATGCTTGGCGTGCTCCCAGCCCAGCGAGGAACGGCCACGGGCCGTGCCCCAGTCCCGGCTCAGTTCGGGCTCGACGTCATCGAACGAACGGTCGGGATACCTGGCATACGAATCGGCGCCGTACCGATAGGCCGGTGCGTACTCGTCATAGGTCGCGCCGCTGGTCACGTAGGGCCGGCTCGCGTAGTTGTCGCGCCAGTAGGTGTCTTCGACGACCGGGTCGTGCTTGCGCATCTGGCGGCCGGCCACCGCGCCGATCGCGGCACCGACCGCAGCACCCACCACCGCCCCCACCGGCCCGGTGATACCGCCGGCCGCGGCACCTGCGGCCGCCCCACCGGCAACGCCGCCCGCCACGCCGCCCGCCACCGCGCCGACGCCGGCCTTGGCCACGGGGCGATCGGTCTTCTCGCTCAGGTTTCGCTTGGACTCGTTCATGGAAATCTCCTTCATGGATCGCCAGGCGGTGGGCGGAATGCCCGCAGGCTCGGCGGCCTTGCCTGGTTGATTCCAGAACCGTAAGCCCTCCGGTGCAGCGAGGTCAGGCCCCTTTGTCGCGCTGCACCGTAGGCAGGCTCGCCCTGCACCGTAGGCAGGCTCGCGCGGCCCCCGTAGGCACGGGCCTACCCGCCGGGGTCGTCCGCGCAGGGTCGCGTGCAGGGCGGCATGAGCGAGCCTCAGGCGAGACGGTACTTCGCGACCGCCGCCGCGTCCCAGGCCAGGCCCGAGCCGGGCTTGTCCATCGCGGGCCAGCAGCCATCGACGATCTTCACGGGCTCCGCCGCGATGGCGTCGGTCCAGTCGACGTATTCCAGCCAGTGGCAGGTGGGCGTGGCCGCGAGCAGCTGTGCGCTGACCTCGGGCATGAGGTGCGAGCTCATGGGAATGCCGTGCGCCTCGGCGACGCCGGCGGCCTGCATCCAGCCGCTGACGCCGCCGATGCGCGCCACGTCGGGCATCACGAGGTCGCAGGCCTGGGCCTGCAGGGCCCGCAGCAGGTCCTGCGGACCGTTGAAGTTCTCGCCCAGTTGCAGCTGCAGCTCCAGCGACCGGGCGATCTCGGCATTGCCCGCCAGGTCGTCGTGGCGGATCGGCTCCTCCAGCCAGGCCACCCCTTCGGACTGCAGTGCGCGGCCGCGCTCCAGCGCCTCGACGCGCGAGAGCGCCTGGTTGTAGTCGACCATCAGCTCCACGTGGTCCGGCAGCCGCGCCCGCACTTCGCGCGTGACCGCCAGGTCCTCGGCCAGCGTGCGATAACCCAGGCGCAGCTTCACCGCACGCAGGCCGCCTTCGAGCAGGCGCTCGGCCTCATCGGCCGCGGCCTGCGGGCTCATGAGGCCCAGGCCGCAGGAGTTGTAGGCCCGCACCGGGCGCGGCTCGCCCCCGAGCAGGGTCACCAGGGGCACGCCGGCGGCGACCGCCATGGCATCCCACAGGGCCATGTCGAACGCGGACAGCGCCATGCGCACGATGCCCGTCACGCCGATCAGGGCGAAGCGGCGCTGCAGCCGGGCCGCCATCGACAGGGGCGCGATGCGCTCGCCGCGCACGATGTCGGCGGCATCCTCGACGGCATCGGCGATGGGCCGGGCGCCGCTGCGGCGGTAACAGAAGACGTAGGAGCGGCCGGTGATGCCCTGCTCGGTGTGCACGTCCACCAGCAACAGCGGGGCGGCGCGCACGGTGGCGGCGCTGGTGCCGAGCACGTAGCGCAGCGGCACCTCCACCGCGGTGCAGGTGACGCCGCGCAGGCGCAGGTCGGACAACCGGTGCAATGGGTCAGGCATGGGCGGCCCCTTCGGCGCGCAGCGCCAGGATGTCGGCGATGGCCCGGTTCAGGGGTGTGGGCACCCCCTTGGCGCGCCCGAGCTCCACCACCCCGCCCGCCAGCCAGCGCACCTCGAGCCGGCCGCCGCGCTCGAGGTCGTGGTGCATCGAGGAGGTCATGTCCGGCGCCACGGTGTCGGCCCGCTCCAGGGCCGAGCGCAGGTAGTCCGGCGGCAGGTCCACGCCGTGCGCGCGGCCCACCGCGATGACCTCCTGCATCACGTCGGCCAGGAAGGCGCGCGTCTGCGGGTTGGACCGGATCGGGCCGATGGTGGTGCGCATGGTGGTGGTGGTGCCCGACAGCCCGACCAGGAACACGTACTTCTGCCAGATCTCGCGCAGGATGGCGGGCGACAGCTCGGCCTGGATGCCGCCGGCCAGGCAGGCGGCGAGTAGCGCCTCGCCACGGGCCGAGCGCGAGCCGTCGAACTCGCCGAACAGCAGGCGCTGCATCGGGCCGGTCTGGCGGATGACGCCGGGCGCGGCGATGGTGGTGGCCACGTAGCCCACGCCGCCCATGACCTGCTTCGGATCGAAGGCGGCGCGCAGGTACTGGTCCTTGAGCACGCCGTTCTGGAACGAGATGACGGTGGTGTCCGGGCCGACCATGGGCCGGATCTGCTCGAGCGCCTGCTCGGTGTCCCAGAGCTTGACCGCCAGCATCACGACGTCGACCACGCCGACGTCCGCCGGCTGGCTGGTCGCCTGGACCTGGCGCACGTGCAGCGGACTGGGTCCGTCGATGCGCAAGCCGTCGCGGCGCATGGCCTCCAGGTGCGCGCCCCGGGCGATGAAATGGACGTCGGCGCCGCCGTCCGCCAGCTTCGCCCCGAAGTAGCCGCCGAGCCCGCCCGAGCCCATGATTCCGATGCGCATGCGTGTCTCCTTGTTCCTGACGCTCCGCCGGACACCCCGGGTGCCGGTCGCGCCGCGCGGCGATGGTACCCGTGCGCCTTCGGCGCGTCAGGGTCAGGGTCAGGGGTGCCGGCGGCCCCGCACCGGCCGCGCGGCCTGCGCCGCCTTCGCGCGGGCCGCCACTTCCCGCAGGCCGGCGAGCGCGGGCTGGAGCACGGCCGCGTCGGCATCGGTCGGGTACACGACATAGGCGGGGTAGAGGAACTGCGGCGCGCCGGCCACCCAGTGCAGCCGCCCCGCCGCGACGTGGCGGGCGGCGACGCTCTGCCGGAAGTAGCCTGCCCCGCCATTGGCGAGCAGGTATTCCAACCCGAGCGGGCCGAAGTTGACCGAGACGCCGGCGCGGCCGAGATCGGGGAAGGCCAGGTGGTGCTGCTCGCCGTACTCGCCGCCCCAGTCCACGTAGACATAGCTGGCCGGGTCGGGTTTCTCCAGCCCCGCCGTCGTGCTCACCAGCACCAGCTTCTCCTCGAACAGCAGTTCGATGCGCAGGCCCGGCCGGTGGCGCGGGGCGTACAGGACCGCGAGGTCGAGCATGCCGCTGGTGACGCGATCGAGCAGGTCCTCGGCCTTGCCGATGTCGGTGTACAGCGCATGGCCGGGCGCACCCTTGCGCATCCACTGCAGCCAGTCGAGCACCAGGGGGTCCCAGAGACTGGGCTCGCAGCCCGCCGCCAGCAGGGCGCTGCTGCCGGGCGGCATGGACATCTCGTGCCTTGCGCGGTCCCACACCTGCACCAGCGCCTGCGCGTAGTGGTGGAACTGCTCGCCGGCCGGCGTCAGGGAGGCGCCGGCCTTGTTGCGCAGGAACAGCTGGCGACCGAGCAACTCCTCGAGGGTGCGCACGCGGGCACTGACGGCGGTCTGGGTCACGTTCAGGCGCGCAGCGGCCTGCACGAAGCTGCGCGAGGCGGCGATCTCGAGGAAGGTGCGGGCCAGGTTGATGTCCATCGGAACAATTTCAGTGCAGTGATCTGCAAAAGAAATCATTTTACTTGCAGCATCCGCAGCCTTAGATTGGCTCCATGACCAAGGAGATCAGCTTGCGAAGCACCACCGCCCCCGCCCTCGTTTTTCCCCAGGGCCTGCCGGCCCGGACCACCCGGCCGGCGGCCGACCCGGCCAACGGGCAGGCCGCCGGCGAGGCGCCGAGGGGTCGGCTGCAGATGGTTCCGCCGGCGGCATTGACCCGGCTTGGCGTGCGGGCCCGGCGCCTGCTGCGCACGGACGACTGACATGGACATCCCTGCGGACGAACTGCAAGGCATCCGGCACCTGCATGCCGAGACGCTGCGCCAGTGCGAGGCCCTGTCGCGCATCGTCCTGTGCGCCGGCCAGGGCGCACCCCTGGCCTTCACGCGGCGCAACCTGGTCGCGGTTCTGAACTGGTTCGACGGCGCCGACCTGGGACGGCGCGAAGGCGCGGACCTGGCCACCCGGCACGGTTCGCCTCGCTGGCTGTGGTCGCGGTTGCGGCGGCGGCTGCTGGACGCGACCTCGATGGAGGTCGACGACCACATCCTGCAGGACACGGAAGCCTTCATCCAGGCGACGCGAGCGCAGGTGCAGGCCGAATCCGAAGCGCTGGAGGAATTGGCGCACGCCTGACGGGCGCCGCCCTGGGCACCCCGGCCTGCGCGGCCGTCGCGAGGCTAGTGGGTGGTGGCGGCCGCCGCTTCCGCCGCCCGGTTCGCCCGCAGCAGGTAGCGGCGCACCTTGTCCATCTCGGGGCCGACTTCGCCGACGACCTGCCGCAGGCGGTCGGCAGGAACCTCGAGGTACCTGCTCCAGAACCACACGTCGGCATAGTTGTCCAGGTCGATGACCTGGGCGGTCCGGCGCTGTGTGCTCTTGTCACTCATGTCGAGCTCCCGATGCTGGCTGGCAGCAGATGAACGCTCGGGAAGGGTCGGGAATTCCGCCCCGCGCCCGGTCCTTCGTGACGAAGCGCAGCGGCCAGCCGTTGACGGCCACCGCTTCGTCGGTCCAGACATGGGATTCGATGTGCCGGACGGGCCTGTCGTTCCCGACCGGGAGCTGGTGCAGCGGGTCGGGCGCGGCCTGCGCCCCGTCACCCGGTGCCGTCTCTATCTAGATAGCGGGCCCCTACGAGCCCAGGTCCGGCACGACCAGCGCGAGCAGGCGGCGCAGCGACTCGATGTCCTGGGCGACGGTGCCCAGCAGGAGTTCCAGCTCGTCGAGCAGCCCGTTCGTCGACTGCCCCCCCCCGGACCGCGTCAAAGTAGACCATCGCCAGTTCGTGCTGCCGTTCCAGCAGCCGTTGCCAGTCGTGGACAAGCTGCGTGACGGTCGTGCCCGCGTCAATCATTGCATCCCCCCGTTCGATCCATGGATGAGGCCACCGACGCCGGCGGGAGTCAAGTCGCAGCGGACGGATGGCTCCCCACGGATGGGGTCAGCGGGCCGCGCGCACCGCCTGTCCCAACCGGCCCATCCCCTCCTCGATGCGGCCCACGTCGGCCGTCGCGAACGACAGCCGGAACGAGCTGTGGTCCGGCTGCTGGGCGAAGAACGGCGCGCCCGGGACGAACGCCACGCCCTGCTCGATCGCCTTCTTCGCGAACTCGCCGGCATCGCGCACTGCCCCGCCGGCGCCGGTGAGCCGGGCCCAGAAGAACAGGCCGCCCTGCGGCTGCGTGAACGCCACGGCGTCGCCCAGCTCGCGCTGGAGCGCCTGCCCCATGGCGAGCGCCCGGGCGGCGTAGACCTTGCGCACGTGGTCCAGCGTGGCCGGCATGCGGCCGCTGCGCAGGTACTGGGCCGCGGTGGCCTGGGCAAACGTGCTGGTATGGGCGTCGCTGAACTGCTTGCACATGGTGGCCTTGGCCAGCAGCTCGGGCCGGGCGACCAGCCAGCCCACCCGCAGGCCGGGCGACAGCACCTTGCTCATGCTGCCGCAGTGCGCCAGCCACTCGCGCGAGCCGGGCACCTGGTCGCTCAGCGCCAGCAGCGACGGCGGCGGCGGCGCGGCGGTGAAATAGAGGTCGCCGTACGGATCGTCCTCGACGATCAGCACCTGGTACTTCACCGCGAGTTCCAGGATCCTGCGGCGCCGCTCCAGCGAGAGCAGCGCACCACTCGGGTTGCCGAAGGTGGGAATCAGGTAGACGAACTTGGGCTTGTGCTCGGCGATCAGCGCCTCCAGCCGGTCGACCTGCACTCCGTCGGCGTCGATGGGAGCGGACACCAGGTCGGCCCCATAGAGCCGGAAGCACTGGATGGTGGCCAGGAAGGTCGGCCCCTCGACGATCACCTTGTCGCCGGGGCTGACGAGGGTCTTGCCCAGGAGATCCAGCGCCTGCTGGCTTCCCGTGGTGACGATCAGGTCCTGGGGCCCGAGGTCCTTCACGCCCTTGGCCTGCTCGAACGCGGCGAGCTGGGTGCGCAGCGGGTCATAGCCTTCGGTGGCGCCGTATTGCAGCGCGCCGCCCGGCTCCTCGGCCAGCGCCTTCTGGCTGGCCTCGCGCAGGCCCTCG from Ramlibacter pinisoli includes:
- a CDS encoding PLP-dependent aminotransferase family protein, with protein sequence MPLQFASRLDNVETSAIRELFKLLGKPGIISFAGGFPDSAMFDVEGLREASQKALAEEPGGALQYGATEGYDPLRTQLAAFEQAKGVKDLGPQDLIVTTGSQQALDLLGKTLVSPGDKVIVEGPTFLATIQCFRLYGADLVSAPIDADGVQVDRLEALIAEHKPKFVYLIPTFGNPSGALLSLERRRRILELAVKYQVLIVEDDPYGDLYFTAAPPPPSLLALSDQVPGSREWLAHCGSMSKVLSPGLRVGWLVARPELLAKATMCKQFSDAHTSTFAQATAAQYLRSGRMPATLDHVRKVYAARALAMGQALQRELGDAVAFTQPQGGLFFWARLTGAGGAVRDAGEFAKKAIEQGVAFVPGAPFFAQQPDHSSFRLSFATADVGRIEEGMGRLGQAVRAAR
- a CDS encoding ketopantoate reductase family protein; the protein is MRIGIMGSGGLGGYFGAKLADGGADVHFIARGAHLEAMRRDGLRIDGPSPLHVRQVQATSQPADVGVVDVVMLAVKLWDTEQALEQIRPMVGPDTTVISFQNGVLKDQYLRAAFDPKQVMGGVGYVATTIAAPGVIRQTGPMQRLLFGEFDGSRSARGEALLAACLAGGIQAELSPAILREIWQKYVFLVGLSGTTTTMRTTIGPIRSNPQTRAFLADVMQEVIAVGRAHGVDLPPDYLRSALERADTVAPDMTSSMHHDLERGGRLEVRWLAGGVVELGRAKGVPTPLNRAIADILALRAEGAAHA
- a CDS encoding LysR family transcriptional regulator, whose amino-acid sequence is MDINLARTFLEIAASRSFVQAAARLNVTQTAVSARVRTLEELLGRQLFLRNKAGASLTPAGEQFHHYAQALVQVWDRARHEMSMPPGSSALLAAGCEPSLWDPLVLDWLQWMRKGAPGHALYTDIGKAEDLLDRVTSGMLDLAVLYAPRHRPGLRIELLFEEKLVLVSTTAGLEKPDPASYVYVDWGGEYGEQHHLAFPDLGRAGVSVNFGPLGLEYLLANGGAGYFRQSVAARHVAAGRLHWVAGAPQFLYPAYVVYPTDADAAVLQPALAGLREVAARAKAAQAARPVRGRRHP
- a CDS encoding enolase C-terminal domain-like protein, which gives rise to MPDPLHRLSDLRLRGVTCTAVEVPLRYVLGTSAATVRAAPLLLVDVHTEQGITGRSYVFCYRRSGARPIADAVEDAADIVRGERIAPLSMAARLQRRFALIGVTGIVRMALSAFDMALWDAMAVAAGVPLVTLLGGEPRPVRAYNSCGLGLMSPQAAADEAERLLEGGLRAVKLRLGYRTLAEDLAVTREVRARLPDHVELMVDYNQALSRVEALERGRALQSEGVAWLEEPIRHDDLAGNAEIARSLELQLQLGENFNGPQDLLRALQAQACDLVMPDVARIGGVSGWMQAAGVAEAHGIPMSSHLMPEVSAQLLAATPTCHWLEYVDWTDAIAAEPVKIVDGCWPAMDKPGSGLAWDAAAVAKYRLA
- a CDS encoding DUF3606 domain-containing protein; this translates as MSDKSTQRRTAQVIDLDNYADVWFWSRYLEVPADRLRQVVGEVGPEMDKVRRYLLRANRAAEAAAATTH
- a CDS encoding glycine zipper domain-containing protein, with amino-acid sequence MNESKRNLSEKTDRPVAKAGVGAVAGGVAGGVAGGAAAGAAAGGITGPVGAVVGAAVGAAIGAVAGRQMRKHDPVVEDTYWRDNYASRPYVTSGATYDEYAPAYRYGADSYARYPDRSFDDVEPELSRDWGTARGRSSLGWEHAKHASRDAWHRVSNAAERALPGDADGDGR